The Microscilla marina ATCC 23134 nucleotide sequence ACTTGCAACGGTGGCATTTGTAATAACAATCCTTTTACGTTGAGTTTTTCGAGGTGGGGCAAGTGGGTGATGCTATGGGGCAAGTGGGTAATTTTAGTGTTTTCCAGGTTGAGTTTTTTCAAACTTTTAAGTCGGCTTATTTCAGGCAATAAAGTAGTAATATTGGTTTGACTAATGTCGAGATCTTCCAGACAGGACAGTTCAAACAATGCTTTGGGCAACAAACTCACTGGCAGGCTTTTTAGGCTGAGTTTACGCAATTGGGTAAGCTTGCCTACGTTTTCGCCCAGTTGACTAATGTTGTTGTGGTTGAGACACAAGGCTTTTAAATTATATAATGTGTATATTTCTACAGGTACCTTGTCTAATCCCATCCCTGACAAGTCAAGTTCGTGGGTCTCACGTGCTTCAGAAATCCTCAGTCGACAATCAATCAATTTTTGAGACTGGTCGTTCAGGTGGTTTTCATCGGCAAAGATATGTTCCAGGTGTTGCAACTGTAATAAGGTAAAAGGCAGGTCGGTAATTTGATTGGCGGTAATATTTAATAGTTCAAGTTGAGTAAGTTGTCCAATAGCCGCTGGAATACCCAACAGTTGATTGTGTTCAATAGAAAGCGATTTGAGGGCACACAAACAAGTAATTACTTCCGGAAACTTTTGTAATTGATTAGAGGTAAGGTTTAAACGCTCAAGGTTTTGGAGTTGGGCAAGTTCTTTAGGCAAATCTTTGAGTTGGTTTACCACCAAATTGAGTTCCCGCAAATTACTTAACCGGGCAATGTGTGCCGGAATAACCGATATACGATTGAAATGTAAACGAAGAATTTCTAACTGCGGCAACTCAAATACTTGAGCAGGAATGGCGTTGAGTGCCAAGCCTCCCAAATCTAATTCATTTAAATTTTTATCCTTTACTTCTTGTATTCTTTGGTATGCCTTTTTTTCGAGACTGTTCATCTGGATTTGCCTTTTTACTCTTTTCCAATATATAAAATACTGATGAAAAATGCTAACAATAGTCCACAGCATTCAGTCGATAGTCGATGGCTTTTTCGTAAATACTCACATCTAACAATATACTGATAACCAATGGTTTAAAAGTTATTCTACCGTATTGATATTTTTTTGGCTGTTTGCTCAAAAGTCCCAAATACAGTTTTTATTGAGTAAATAACTCAGAATAATTGAAAGGGTTAACCTCCCCAATATAAAAAACGCTGAACCATTGATACTAAGGAATGTGACCGCCCCGTAAACGGGATTTCGGGCGTAGCCCTCAACAATAACAGCCCGATTTAGAACAGAGCCACAAGTTTTATAATCGATTATTTTATTCTTGTCGCTTGTGGCTCATGAGTCATAGCTTTAGGCTACACCAACTTCCCTCGTTTCCATACCTTGTGCGGCTTGAGCTTGCCTTGGTGGTACAAAATCTCCCGATAATCGCTGGTAGCAAAGCCCGCCAAATCAGCCAGTTGTCCGGCAACCAATTGCCCCCTGTCGTGCAGGTTGAGCGCCTTTGCCGCCCTAAACGTCATTCCGGCAAAAGTTTCTGCGGTGGTGAGCTTTTCTACTGCACCCAATACTGCTGCTTGCATGAGCAAGTCGCCCATAGGCGCTGAGCCTGGGTTCCAGTCGGTAGCAATTGCCACACAAGCCCCTTGGTCGAGCAATTTACGCGCAGGAGCATAGTCCATGCCCAAGCCAAAAGTAACCCCTGGCAATACCACTGCTACAGTATCAGCTTTCGCAAAAAGTGCCACTTCTTGGTCGGTGCTGGCTTCGAGGTGGTCAGCACTGATTGCCCCCACTTCGCACGCAAGTGCACTGCCCCCGGTACTAAACTGATCGGCGTGAATGGTAATGTCAAACCCCAGAGCCTTTGCCTTGTTGAGGTAATGCCTGCCCTCTTCTACTGAAAAGGCGGTATCTTCGACAAATATATCTACTCGGTTGGCAAGTTTACGCGATTTTACTTCGGGCAGTAGTTTTGCCAACACATCGTTGAGGTAGGCAGTAGAATCATCGTATTCGGGTGCCCGCATGTGGGCTGCCAGACAAGTCGCCACTATGTCTATAGCATGGGTATCATTTACTTTTTTAATGGCTTCCAACATTTTAAGCTCCGCCTCTACCGACAAACCATAACCACTTTTTACCTCACAGGTAGTTACTCCTTCGGCCAAATGCCTTGATGCTCGTTGGGTGGCTGAGGCTACTAAGGTATCAAGCGAAGCTTCACGGGTTTTTCTTACCGAATCAAGAATTCCTCCTCCAGCGCGCGCTATCTCAAGGTAAGGCTTACCTGCCACTCGCATGGCATAGTCGCGGGCACGGCTGCCCCCAAAACAAATATGGGTATGAGCATCGACAAACCCAGGCAACAAGACACAATCTTCTTCTATGCGTTCTACCTGATCGCAGGTTTTTACCAGCTGATCAAAATCGCCTATTGCTTCTATAATATCATTACTTACCAAAACTCCGGCATTTTCTCTGATTACCAATTGCTCATCGCTGATGGCTCCTTTTACAGGAAGGTTTTCGAGGGTAACAACTTGCTTAAAAGGTCCTATTAATTTTTTCATGATGATAGTTTATAACATTGACGGGACAATATATGAGAAATTCAGCCCTTGATGAATCAGGATTTACAATTTTTGGTATAAAATCAAATGATTTCACTTTATTTAAGGCAAAAATTACTTAGCTTACCCTCAATGAGGATATGGTAAATATTGCCCCCTCACAACCTCACCAAAAATAGTCGCATTCAAAAAAGTTTTACACTCAACGATTGCGCTATTTTTGTGGCAATTTTTTAAGTCAATCAATAAAAAATCAATCATTTATTAAAAGTAAACAGCCATCGTGGGAAAGATATTTTTGACTTTGAAACAAGGCATTTTTTCAGTTCGTAGAGCTTTTATGGACATTGAGGCAAGCCTCTGAGTCACAGAAAAAACTCGCCCAAATCAAAAAACTATTTTTTGTCCATGACTTATTAAAATAACTTTCGTTTATAGCAGAACTCATATTGAGTTCACAAAAAATTAAGTTTGTAACCAAATCCATTAATCTATGAACTTCAAAACAATTACAAATCAAATGAACTTTTGGGGGGTAATGACCCTTGTTTGCTTGTTCCTTGCCAAACCCCAACAATCTAAAGCCCAAGGCGACTTGATGGCTATGGCAGACAGTGCCAATGTATTTGCCATTCCTTTTGGCTACACTCAAATCGGTGAAACTGGTTATGTAGGGTTTCGCTTACAACCTGAGCTTGCTTTTGGCAAAATAGGGGTTGGTTTAGACATTCCTATTATGTTTAGTACCAAAGATGGTTCGTTCCGGGCAGAAGAATTTCAAGACGGATTGGGCGGTGTTTTGCGTATGATTCAGTATTTCCGTTATGGACGTAAGCGTCGCGATCCTTTTTACATCAAAGTAGGGGTGCTCAGAAGATCATATTTAGGATTTGGCGGCTTATTGAACAACTATACCAACTCGCCTAGTTTTGAGCGTCGTAAGGTAGGTTTTGAATTTGACATCAGCCCTGGCAACAGGTTTTTTGGGGTAGAGGGTTTATACAGCGATATTAATGGCTTGAACCTGTTGGCTGTTCGTCCTTATGTACGTCCTTTTGTCAACTCTCTTGCGCCTATTATCAATACCTTCGAGATTGGGGTAGGAGTCGTACATGACCGTTCGCAACAAGCTCTACCGGTAGCATCTACCACCACACCTTTGCCTATCACCATTCCTACTACCTCGGCAGACTCTACTACCGACTTACGAGATACCCGCTATGTAAACAACGGAATGACTGGTTTGAACGTAGACGCGGGCATCACCCTTTTAAACATTCCTTTTATAAAGGTAGATGCTTATACCCAATATGCTTTTTTGTTGAAAAACAACTCTGACAGCCTCAAAAAAGACTTGGATGCTATAGCTTCAGTGGCTGGAAACGAAGCCGTGAAAGAATATGGTACTGGTTCGGGTTTTAGTGCTGGGGTAAGGGCTCGTTTGAACTTCATTGCCAATATATTTGCTATGGAAGCACGTTTGGAATACCAAAACTACAGTAAGTTCTTCCGCCCTCAGTTTTTTGATGCTGCCTACGAAATAAATAAGGATGCAGGTATTTTGGCGCTTGCTACTGACACTACTGCTACCAATGGTATTTATGGTACTTTGAGTGGGCATTTGTTGAATAAAATTAAAATTACGGGTGGTTTACAATTGCCTTTTGAGATTAGCAAAACCAACCCTGCTTTATTGTTTATTCAGGGAGATGCTACTGGTTTGATCCCTAAAGTAGTATTATCAGGAACTTATGTAAAGGGCAACCTTTTTACGTTGCAAGATGCTTTGGTGTTAGACGATCGCTCACTTGCCAATGTAAGAGCGGCTTATCAGTTGTATTCCTGGCTTACTTTAGGCGTTGACTTCCGCTGGACGTTTGCCAAAGTAACCAACGACACTTTTGACCCTCCCATAGAAAGAGTAGAGGCTACTCGTTATGTGATGCCTTATGTAGGGATAAATATTCCTTTATTTAGTAACAAATCTGCTAACTAAGGAGTAAAATCTTATTTATATAAAACAAAAGCGAGACAAAGTTACTTTGCCTCGCTTTTGTTTTGTTATGTATATAGGTGTTTGCTTGTCGCTCATTGCTCAAAGCCTTTATCTCTCTCTATTTGCCAAACTTTGCTTTCAAGGCGGCCAGTTTAGAGTTAAAGTCTCCTTCTGGAACTTCTTCTTCTTTTTTACTTTTATTGCCTACTCCGTCTTTGCGTCGGTTTTGCGGCTTGTTTTTGCGGTCTTTGTTATTGCGTCGTTTGGCCGTATCAGCAGCTCCAGCTTCGCCTTTCATTGTCAGTTGAATACGCTTGCGTTCTACGTCTACGTCCAACACCATTACCTCTACCTTTTGCTGTACTTTTACTACCTCGTTGGGGTCGCTTACAAAAGTATTGGACAACTCGCTGATATGCACCAAACCATCCTGGTGTACACCAATATCTACAAAAGCACCAAACTTAGTTACATTGGTTACTACACCGTTGAGCTTCATTCCGGTTTTGAGATCTTCTATAGTATTTACGCCTTCGGCAAACTCTACCACCTCAAACTTAGCCCGAGGGTCGCGCCCTGGTTTGGCAAGTTCTTGCAAAATATCGTTCAGTGTAGGCAAACCCACCGTATCGGTTACATACTTTTTAGGGTCAATCTGCTGGCGTAACTTGTCGTCTTTCATGAGGTCGGTTACTGAGCAGCCCAAGTCTTTAGCCATTTGTTCTACAATGGGGTAACTTTCGGGGTGTACTGCACTGGCATCGAGTGGGTTGGGAGCATCGCCAATGCGCAAGAAACCAGCCGCTTGTTCAAACGCCTTGTTGCCCAAACGCTTTACTTTTTTGAGTTCCGCCCGGCTTTTAAACGCACCGTTTTCATTGCGGTATTCTATGATATTTTGCGCAAGCACAGGGCCTAAACCAGATACATAAGTCAGGAGTTGTTTACTTGCTGTATTTACTTCTACCCCTACCTTGTTTACACTACTCTCTACCACGTCGTCCAGGCTTTTCTTGAGAGCGGTTTGGTCTACATCGTGTTGGTATTGCCCTACTCCTATCGATTTTGGGTCTAGTTTTACCAGCTCAGCCAGTGGGTCCATCAAACGGCGTCCAATAGAAACCGATCCTCTGACAGTAATGTCTTCATCAGGAAACTCTTCGCGTGCTACCTCAGACGCTGAGTAGATAGACGCTCCGCTTTCATTGACCATTACCACCAAAACTTCTTTAGACAAGCCAATGCTGCGAATAAAAGCTTCGGTTTCGCGGCTTGCGGTACCATTGCCAATGGCTATAGCCTGTACATCGTATTTTTTGCACAAATCGTGAATGGTGGCCATTGCTTCGGTGCGGCGACGATCGGGAAAGATAACGTCGTGCTTCAGCAACTTACCTTGTGGGTCGAGGCATACTACCTTGCAGCCTGTACGAAAACCAGGGTCGATTGCTAAGACTGCTTTTTGCCCCAAAGGAGCCGCCAGTAAGAGTTCACGTAAGTTGTCGGCAAATACCTGAATAGCCTCAGAATCGGCCTTTTTCTTTGCCTTAAGGCGCACTTCGGTTTCCATAGAAGATTTAAGCAAACGCTTGTAGGCATCTTTTACGGCAAGTTCCATTTGCTCGGTGTTTTCGGCATTGCTGCCTTCTTTCACAAAACGGTGGGCAAGTTTTTGTAGAGCTTCTTCTTCTTCGGGCGAGGTATCAAGCGACAACATGCCTTCTTTTTCACCTCTACGAATGGCCAATACCCGATGTGAAGGAGCCTCTTGCACGGCTTCTTCCCAGTCGAAGTAGTCCATATATTTTTTGGCTTCTTCTTCTTTGCCTGGAATCACTTTTACGGTGTAGGCGCCTTTTTTCCAGAACAAGTCGCGCATAGTAGCACGGGCTTCCACATCTTCGTTTACTTTTTCGGCAATAATGTCGCGGGCTCCGGCAAGGGCTTCTTCCTCAGTATTTACGCCCTTTTCGGGATCAATAAATTTTTTGGCTTCTGCTATTAAGTCAAAATCTTCCTGAGCGAATATTTTTTCTCCCAAAGGTTCCAACCCTTTTTCGCGGGCAATGGTAGCGCGGGTGCGCTTTTTGGGTTTGTAAGGCAGGTACAAATCTTCGAGGGCTGTCATAGTTTCGGCAGCCTCTATTTTCTTTTTGAGTTCAGGGGTGAGTTTACCCTGTTCTTCTATCGATTTTAGTATAGCCTCTCTTCTTTTGTCCAAGTCGCGCAGTTGCGTCAGTCGGTCACGAATTTGTGCAATGACAACTTCGTTTAAGCTTCCGGTGGCTTCTTTACGGTATCGGGCAATAAAAGGAATGGTAGCCCCTTCGTCGAGCAATAACGCCGTGGCTGCCACCTGGTGCTCAGTAATATTTAGTTCCTGAGCTATTTTTGGAAAATGTGGATTGTTCATGTATTCACAATAATATCAAAATAAGTGAACAAAGTTACAAAAACTTGGGGTTTGGGCAGACGTTGATTTGGTAAATATTTCTTTTTTATAAGAAAAACACCTCTTCATCTACTATCTTACCCTTCCCCGAAAGTTGATGAATAAATTCTGCTTCCCTGGGTGACATAGAATTATCTGACACAATCACCTTTTTTAGTTTTTTTAGCTTTAGTTCAAAAGCCCCAACAAGGTTCTAGTGCACTGGGGATTAAATAAATATACTATTTATTCGAGGGTATTTTGTTTGCTGACGCACTTCAAAAAGTGCGCATAGCCAAAGCTACGCAAACTTTTTTAAGTAAAGTCAGCGAGCTAAAGACTCCGAATAATGTGGTAGTAATTTAGTCTCCAGTGCACTAGGTACAACTTGTTTAACTGCGATGAGCTCAGCACAGTTAAACTGTAGCTTCGGTTTTTCAAAAGTAATTTTTTTGCTATGCTTCTCTTAACCTAATGGCTATGGTGGAGACACAAACCGAGGCGAAAAAATAGTAGGGTAGAATAGACGACACAAAAAACATCTTTCCCTTATTTTTTTCCTATTCTAAAAAATAGTAGGGCAAAACAAACAATTTGTTTCTTTTACACCTCAAATTGCTGCTATCATCCCTGATTTTGAACACTTCTTTATATGCTGCCTAAAGTTTCCACCTCTTCTTACTATAGGTACAATTTGAATAAAAAAAATACAATGAAATTCTTTCCAATTACCAGTTATACCCCAAAAACGACCACTTATACCTCGTTTTGGGAAAGTATTTTTCTTTGTAAGACCTTTGCCGGTGGGGATTCCGAAAACCCAACAACAGAGTAGGAAATTAGATATTACAATACTTACCAGGCAGATGGTGGATAATAAGTGCCTATCAAAATAATTCAAGACTGCCTGTTGGTTAATACACAAGTTATGATACATTTTACAAACAAGGTCGTCGGACTAAAACCGCCTGTGCAGCCTTTTTACCTGGCTTGCTTGCTGGCTTTTGTTGCGTGCATTCATCCGCTCAAAGCGCAACTTACTGCTGTGTCTAATAGCACAGTGATGTCTGTCGATGGTTCTGAAAGCCCAGCAACAAGTAATATTTGGAAATTTTTTGATGGGGCAAATCTTTCAACCAACGATTCTGACCTTACCGGAAATCAGGTGATTTCGTTACAAAAGAAAGGAAGAGCACGCCGCTCGTATACAGTGACCGAGGCTGGTTATTACCGGGTACGGGTAAAGGCTGCATTGCGTGCCAAGGTGCTGAACACACAACGCCCAAATGTGGGCATACGCATAGATGGTATCGATTTGGGTAATATACCAGTGCCCTCTGACTCTTACACCGACTTACATTCTTTGGCCATTTATTTAACTGCTGGCAACCACAATATAGAACTCAGAAGAGTTCCTTCACAAGAAGGTGATCAAACCGCCTTTGTAGACGATTTGCGCCTTGAGAAACTACACGATTGGCAAATTTGGATAAACAGCCAGACAAACAGTAGCCAGATGGTAACTATACCAGCAGGAACCACTGTAGTAATGAATGGAAACATCAAGGCAAAACGCATCATGGTGAAGGGACACCTGGTGGCGGCCCAAAACCGTGACCTGGATATTACTACTCATAATATTATGGTGATGGGAGCAGGAGCTTTGTTTGAACTTGGGCAGGCACTGGTTCCTTACCCTAAACAAGCCACCATTACCCTCAATGCACCTGGGGATGGTACTGCTCACTCAACAATGGGAGATAATTATTTGGGAGCTATGGGAGGTGCCCGCCTGGAGATGCATGGTTTGGCAAAAACCAGTTGGACAAAACTGCAAAGTGGCGGTGCTGTTGGTAGCAATCAAATTGTGTTGGAAGGGGCTATCCCCCACTGGAAAGCGGGTGATGAGATCATCATTACATCCAATCGTCTTACCAAGGAAGAAGGTGTCTGGGTTGATCGATCCGAAAAACGCACCA carries:
- a CDS encoding leucine-rich repeat domain-containing protein; protein product: MNSLEKKAYQRIQEVKDKNLNELDLGGLALNAIPAQVFELPQLEILRLHFNRISVIPAHIARLSNLRELNLVVNQLKDLPKELAQLQNLERLNLTSNQLQKFPEVITCLCALKSLSIEHNQLLGIPAAIGQLTQLELLNITANQITDLPFTLLQLQHLEHIFADENHLNDQSQKLIDCRLRISEARETHELDLSGMGLDKVPVEIYTLYNLKALCLNHNNISQLGENVGKLTQLRKLSLKSLPVSLLPKALFELSCLEDLDISQTNITTLLPEISRLKSLKKLNLENTKITHLPHSITHLPHLEKLNVKGLLLQMPPLQVALNGIKAIKDWFDNDQNTMLNG
- a CDS encoding Tex family protein, yielding MNNPHFPKIAQELNITEHQVAATALLLDEGATIPFIARYRKEATGSLNEVVIAQIRDRLTQLRDLDKRREAILKSIEEQGKLTPELKKKIEAAETMTALEDLYLPYKPKKRTRATIAREKGLEPLGEKIFAQEDFDLIAEAKKFIDPEKGVNTEEEALAGARDIIAEKVNEDVEARATMRDLFWKKGAYTVKVIPGKEEEAKKYMDYFDWEEAVQEAPSHRVLAIRRGEKEGMLSLDTSPEEEEALQKLAHRFVKEGSNAENTEQMELAVKDAYKRLLKSSMETEVRLKAKKKADSEAIQVFADNLRELLLAAPLGQKAVLAIDPGFRTGCKVVCLDPQGKLLKHDVIFPDRRRTEAMATIHDLCKKYDVQAIAIGNGTASRETEAFIRSIGLSKEVLVVMVNESGASIYSASEVAREEFPDEDITVRGSVSIGRRLMDPLAELVKLDPKSIGVGQYQHDVDQTALKKSLDDVVESSVNKVGVEVNTASKQLLTYVSGLGPVLAQNIIEYRNENGAFKSRAELKKVKRLGNKAFEQAAGFLRIGDAPNPLDASAVHPESYPIVEQMAKDLGCSVTDLMKDDKLRQQIDPKKYVTDTVGLPTLNDILQELAKPGRDPRAKFEVVEFAEGVNTIEDLKTGMKLNGVVTNVTKFGAFVDIGVHQDGLVHISELSNTFVSDPNEVVKVQQKVEVMVLDVDVERKRIQLTMKGEAGAADTAKRRNNKDRKNKPQNRRKDGVGNKSKKEEEVPEGDFNSKLAALKAKFGK
- the hutI gene encoding imidazolonepropionase, whose translation is MKKLIGPFKQVVTLENLPVKGAISDEQLVIRENAGVLVSNDIIEAIGDFDQLVKTCDQVERIEEDCVLLPGFVDAHTHICFGGSRARDYAMRVAGKPYLEIARAGGGILDSVRKTREASLDTLVASATQRASRHLAEGVTTCEVKSGYGLSVEAELKMLEAIKKVNDTHAIDIVATCLAAHMRAPEYDDSTAYLNDVLAKLLPEVKSRKLANRVDIFVEDTAFSVEEGRHYLNKAKALGFDITIHADQFSTGGSALACEVGAISADHLEASTDQEVALFAKADTVAVVLPGVTFGLGMDYAPARKLLDQGACVAIATDWNPGSAPMGDLLMQAAVLGAVEKLTTAETFAGMTFRAAKALNLHDRGQLVAGQLADLAGFATSDYREILYHQGKLKPHKVWKRGKLV